Proteins encoded within one genomic window of Aspergillus nidulans FGSC A4 chromosome VII:
- a CDS encoding uncharacterized protein (transcript_id=CADANIAT00008509) has product MRLRDLGTQLERLDYESDVGHTDDVGTRLVDDPAHRNDFELWLELLRYRQRHYGDIGTLHIWEGMTKRVGGLQLPVDGESADFFWQSFVNYGLKCEATLNEVVDYALELEHRTGKLWPKLYQSIVGTFVKLGMANQALKWHKRLQKAHTPSDGDIAECFTAALLDYDSSGRAYVGLRARVAAFHEICKHTNGHQVYGQVISALMASGKSKELLRMHEFLVGQGDHPRSIEELEPVLEYVRIFSNNATKARLERYCDERFGRDNAADSSVLLPSSTTGRSPAVGVKHQLEENGLKDDFGARIFATKALSIEMIIAGFRTFHIPAIGPQSLREMARRARGSYDILEKLEQLEQSKISVGNSVFVRLLRRLAREKEEILLSDLIHSDQHHDVLEDYETQASLLVSHYAARDWRQYNLTLVVLKELLGEGSKLLNIHFQKHLAAGEKDLAAQAVTEMLAQGFTLEPATLTFMINYLFGPRKPGRKAVNQPNLRSTHSLPSAFRYLQNIALTGTSVPVKLWVELLKRYGMVGRWEELRACCLWLARRYSTIPSTPRDDVRASKRDPLILQQIFDRHMQEAIVSWGFIIEPPTMLKSKDYHVTGMHGERLVPFVRGILLLRELRSKGIDIQSPLIRRVSKRRLVMLYGPPFFSNRKRNRTLRALNPYPADRLIEDVNRAWGEPELFDEEVKKSLNWMIQFHRPKLSPRHRADRADLRKYRRKEISG; this is encoded by the exons ATGAGATTACGG GATTTAGGGACACAGCTGGAGAGATTGGATTACGAGTCTGATGTTGGTCATACCGATGATGTCGGCACGCGCTTGGTGGATGACCCAGCACATCGGAACGATTTTGAGCTTTGGCTAGAGCTGCTGCGGTACCGCCAGCGTCACTATGGAGACATTGGCACTTTGCACATCTGGGAGGGAATGACGAAGCGGGTGGGTGGGCTGCAGCTCCCTGTGGACGGAGAGTCTGCAGATTTCTTCTGGCAGAGCTTTGTGAATTACGGCCTAAAATGCGAGGCGACCTTAAACGAGGTGGTGGATTACGCGTTGGAACTGGAACATCGAACAGGTAAACTCTGGCCCAAGCTTTACCAAAGCATTGTGGGTACGTTTGTAAAGCTTGGGATGGCAAACCAAGCTTTGAAATGGCACAAGCGCCTGCAGAAGGCACACACTCCCAGTGACGGGGATATCGCTGAATGCTTCACGGCTGCTCTACTTGACTATGACAGCTCTGGGAGAGCATATGTCGGATTACGAGCCCGGGTTGCTGCCTTCCACGAAATATGCAAGCATACGAATGGGCATCAGGTTTACGGCCAAGTCATTTCTGCCTTGATGGCAAGCGGGAAATCGAAAGAGTTGCTGCGAATGCACGAGTTTCTAGTCGGACAAGGCGACCATCCGCGTTCTATCGAGGAACTTGAGCCGGTTCTCGAGTACGTACGGATCTTTTCTAACAACGCCACCAAAGCTAGGCTTGAGCGGTATTGCGATGAGCGATTCGGCCGCGACAACGCCGCCGATTCCAGCGTATTATTACCATCATCTACAACGGGCCGGTCTCCAGCAGTGGGTGTGAAACACCAGCTCGAGGAAAATGGTTTAAAAGATGACTTCGGAGCTCGTATCTTTGCCACAAAAGCTCTATCAATTGAAATGATTATAGCTGGTTTCAGAACATTTCATATTCCAGCCATCGGCCCGCAGTCCCTGCGCGAGATGGCTAGGCGAGCTCGTGGAAGTTATGACATATTAGAAAagcttgagcagcttgagcaaagcaagatatCTGTTGGGAACAGTGTTTTCGTGCGATTACTGCGCCGGCTTGCcagggagaaggaagagatACTTCTCTCCGACTTGATCCACAGCGATCAACATCATGACGTGCTTGAGGACTATGAAACTCAGGCGTCATTGCTGGTGTCTCATTACGCTGCTCGCGACTGGCGACAATATAACCTGACATTAGTTGTCCTGAAAGAGCTGTTAGGCGAAGGATCAAAGTTGCTGAATATTCATTTTCAAAAACATCTCGCAGCCGGGGAAAAGGATTTGGCTGCTCAGGCAGTGACGGAGATGCTCGCTCAAGGCTTCACCTTAGAGCCTGCTACCTTGACTTTTATGATCAACTACCTCTTCGGCCCTCGGAAACCGGGGCGTAAAGCAGTCAATCAGCCGAACCTGCGTTCAACCCACTCCCTACCGTCTGCTTTCCGGTATCTACAGAATATTGCTTTAACGGGTACAAGTGTTCCTGTGAAGCTCTGGGTTGAACTGCTCAAGCGATACGGAATGGTCGGTCGCTGGGAAGAACTCCGCGCCTGttgtctctggctggccCGCCGCTACTCGACCATTCCTTCCACGCCAAGAGATGATGTCCGAGCCTCAAAGAGAGACCCGCTTATACTGCAGCAAATATTCGACCGCCATATGCAGGAAGCAATAGTCAGCTGGGGATTCATCATAGAACCGCCAACCATGTTAAAGTCAAAGGATTACCACGTGACTGGAATGCACGGTGAGCGTCTAGTTCCATTCGTTCGAGGCATTCTACTTCTCCGCGAGCTGCGCAGTAAAGGTATCGACATCCAGTCACCGCTCATTCGTCGGGTCAGCAAAAGACGCCTTGTTATGCTCTATGGTccgcccttcttctcaaaCCGAAAGAGGAACCGAACGCTGCGGGCTTTGAACCCTTACCCGGCTGACCGACTCATTGAAGATGTCAATCGTGCCTGGGGAGAGCCGGAATTGTTTGACGAAGAGGTCAAGAAATCTCTGAACTGGATGATTCAATTCCATCGTCCGAAGCTCTCGCCCCGTCATCGTGCTGACCGGGCTGATTTACGGAAGTACCGGCGGAAAGAAATCAGTGGCTAG
- a CDS encoding cytochrome c oxidase subunit 7 (transcript_id=CADANIAT00008510): MLRTAPRMAGFVFRENRVPYYQRLFQQHDGKRQWWKTSRSGWVMYPYLISVYGMGVACTYAMGRMVFGHKTWFGEK; the protein is encoded by the exons ATGCTTCGCACCGCTCCTCGCATGGCCGG GTTCGTGTTCCGTGAGAACCGTGTCCCTTACTACCAACgtctcttccagcagcaCGACGGCAAGCGCCAGTGGTGGAAG ACCTCTCGTTCCGGTTGGGTCATGTATCCTTACCTCATCTCCGTCTATGGCATGGGTGTTG CTTGCACCTACGCCATGGGCCGTATGGTCTTT GGCCACAAGACCTGGTTCGGCGAGAAATAG
- a CDS encoding kynureninase bna5-2 (transcript_id=CADANIAT00008511): MSNHVNGVNGVNGVNGVKPVFPENAASKEYAKALDAADPLASFRDKFIIPSKANIQSKRLAKPNISADPCIYFCGNSLGLQPKATAKYMEAHLDTWASIGVNGHFTKIEDSPLDPWWVMAEQAAGSMSKLVGAAPEEVIAMGTLTSNLHLLLASFYKPTATKHKILLDWKAFPSDHYAIESHIAWHDGLDPKKSMVLIGPDEGEYEIPTQKILSIIDEHADEAALILLPGIQYYTGQYFDINTITEYAHSKGLMVGWDLAHAFANVELKLHEWDVDFAVWCTYKYANAGPGSMGGLFVHEKHGKVDYSQGEDSPQFRHRLAGWYGGDRSVRFKMDNKFRPIPGAGGFQLSTSSATDLTCLNASLSIFDQTSISELRRKSVQLTAYLEYLLLKDTTDETRPFRIITPSNPEERGAQLSLLLKPGLLQRVADKLQSASIVCDKREPGVVRVAPAPLYNTYSEVWQFVEQLKAAFQE; encoded by the exons ATGTCCAACCACGTCAACGGTGTCAATGGTGTTAACGGCGTCAACGGCGTGAAGCCTGTATTTCCAGAAAATGCAGCTTCAAAAGAATATGCCAAAGCCTTAGACGCGGCCGATCCCCTGGCGTCATTTCGGGATAAGTTCATCATTCCCTCCAAGGCCAATATTCAATCCAAGAGACTCGCGAAGCCCA ATATTTCAGCAGATCCGTGCATTTATTTCTGTGGGAATTCTCTCGGTCTCCAACCCAAAGCTACGGCAAAGTACATGGAAGCACACTTAGATACATGGGCATCGATCGGTGTCAACGGACATTTCACTAAGATCGAGGATTCTCCGCTTGACCCATGGTGGGTGATGGCTGAGCAAGCGGCAGGCTCGATGAGCAAGCTTGTCGGAGCAGCGCCGGAGGAGGTTATTGCAATGGGCACGCTCACATCAAACTTGCATCTACTCCTTGCAAGCTTCTACAAACCCACTGCCACTAAGCACAAGATCCTGCTAGATTGGAAAGCATTCCCTAGTGATCAC TACGCTATCGAGTCTCATATTGCTTGGCACGATGGATTAGACCCAAAGAAGTCCATGGTTCTCATTGGCCCAGATGAGGGCGAGTATGAGATCCCCACGCAGAAAATCCTCTCAATCATCGACGAGCACGCCGATGAAGCTGCCCTAATTCTTCTTCCGGGGATCCAGTACTACACTGGACAATATTTTGATATCAATACAATCACCGAGTACGCACACTCGAAAGGACTTATGGTTGGATGGGATCTGGCCCATGCTTTCGCCAATGTCGAGTTGAAGCTTCACGAGTGGGATGTAGACTTTGCAGTGTGGTGTACCTACAAGTACGCTAACGCTGGACCCGGATCAATGGGTGGTCTCTTCGTTCATGAGAAGCACGGGAAGGTGGACTACAGCCAGGGAGAGGATTCTCCGCAGTTCCGACACAGGCTCGCGGGCTGGTACGGTGGTGATAGGTCCGTCAGGTTCAAGATGGACAACA AATTCAGACCCATCCCGGGGGCAGGGggattccagctctccacCTCTTCCGCTACGGATCTCACCTGTCTTAACGCTTCACTTTCCATCTTCGATCAAACGTCAATTTCCGAATTGCGCCGGAAGTCTGTGCAACTGACCGCTTACCTTGAATACTTGTTGTTGAAAGACACAACAGACGAAACCCGCCCATTCCGTATTATTACCCCCTCTAACCCCGAAGAACGAGGCGCGCAGCTAAGTCTCCTCCTCAAGCCCGGTCTGCTGCAAAGGGTCGCCGACAAGCTGCAGTCTGCATCGATTGTTTGCGACAAGCGCGAGCCCGGCGTTGTCCGTGTTGCCCCTGCTCCTCTGTACAACACCTACAGCGAGGTGTGGCAATTTGTGGAACAGCTGAAGGCTGCATTCCAGGAGTAA